Proteins encoded by one window of Yamadazyma tenuis chromosome 2, complete sequence:
- a CDS encoding uncharacterized protein (COG:K; EggNog:ENOG503P2KP) gives MENPNEATLFVDADEDHMESETDHIISQISDDVSSEAGSDSGSDFSSDPLDADPVVQSIPLFMNTAPAAGQSLHLLQYTGKSKRSPAPLHHLRASIKPESNFLQVTLPLDTSKFYDDSKAEEWGVQVEEHDHTGVMNQTNGGIYAAKFVVEDGHRKVVLVPVVSSVQLRPSFKYLDEAENVKLQQKRDMAEPPRAGPQNVHILQSSSKTNKSIPSDPLANASLGESLRHVRRFDQEDWKPVRWTEATPELSKQIINTSDSQFITDTKLAQYLDQLTH, from the coding sequence ATGGAGAACCCAAACGAAGCTACgctttttgtggatgccGACGAAGACCACATGGAGTCTGAAACAGACCACATCATCAGCCAGATTAGTGACGACGTGTCCCTGGAGGCTGGTAGCGACAGTGGTAGCGATTTCTCCTCTGATCCCCTTGATGCCGATCCAGTGGTGCAATCAATCCCCTTATTTATGAACACAGCTCCTGCTGCTGGCCAGTCGCTCCACCTTCTACAGTACACCGGGAAGTCTAAGCGCAGCCCAGCACCGCTTCATCACTTGCGGGCCAGCATCAAGCCGGAGTCTAATTTTTTACAGGTGACACTTCCGTTGGACACCAGCAAGTTTTACGACGACAGTAAAGCAGAAGAATGGGGAGTACAAGTCGAGGAGCACGACCATACTGGTGTGATGAACCAGACCAACGGTGGGATCTACGCCGCCAagtttgttgttgaagatggcCATCGTAAGGTGGTGCTTGTGCCAGTGGTTTCCAGTGTGCAGTTGAGACcatctttcaagtacttggacgAAGCCGAGAATGTCAAATTACAACAAAAGAGAGATATGGCCGAGCCGCCACGTGCTGGGCCTCAGAACGTCCATATCTTGcaatcttcttccaagacCAATAAAAGCATTCCATCCGATCCACTTGCCAATGCCAGCTTAGGTGAATCTTTGAGGCATGTGAGGCGATTCGACCAGGAGGATTGGAAACCGGTGAGGTGGACTGAAGCGACCCCTGAATTGTCCAAACAGATCATCAATACTAGTGACAGCCAGTTTATCACCGACACGAAGTTGGCACAATACTTGGATCAGTTGACTCACTGA
- the DBP7 gene encoding ATP-dependent RNA helicase dbp7 (COG:A; EggNog:ENOG503NUZC; BUSCO:EOG09260KNR) — translation MDEDDGLLLNFAVDSGAPAKKARGSVKVTGGRWKDRRKMQLTMSGRGRNEKKSHTRTSGVNSIEVPNARTKRTTADPREANGSGTAPDHLQAQHEERIKRIKFSEGKGEFGGKNNSYVSSLFTSNTKSSVLEESKKDEEKEDVTYLPSNAPLKDATTFEGLGLNPKLVSHLTETLRFKNPTKVQRSTIPSLLFAKSDLFIKAQTGSGKTLAFLLPIFHKLMQEDKHKITRESGVFAMILAPTRELATQIYSVLETLSRCHHQIVPGIVIGGEKKKSEKARLRKGVNILVGTPGRLADHIENTQVLNLSQLRWLILDEGDRLVELGFEETISKITNQITKTSEIHHTAPKWQGLPTKRVNVLCSATMQENVEKLGSILLDNPEMITVDSKRAIEGTVIFNDDDVEETETEDTSQNMTAPDQLTQNVLIVPPKLRLVTLNAMFKNFTHDRQVDHLRTMVFFTCSDSVNYHFDVFTRGGKPLSKHKEGSEDDAEEFEYSIATAPLISSDTAVFKLHGSMTQQERTSTLQGFVKDSSVYKHSILFCTDVASRGLDLPNISEVVEYDPPFSIEDHLHRIGRSARVGNEGSASIFLLPGIEETYIDAKLSIVHPKGSLKIEGYEKLLKKAYSEPDSAKGRGKWDIHATTWHLNIERWILEDSGVHDKATLAFTSHIRAYATHLSSERNFFNVKELHLGHLAKAFGLRENPKKLGRSFGNNQSKDSGDKSKRTRKLDPRQKMLHMARMAVKASSSEFNY, via the coding sequence ATGGACGAAGACGACGGATTACTTTTAAACTTCGCCGTCGATAGTGGAGCACCAGCCAAGAAGGCTCGGGGATCGGTTAAGGTCACGGGTGGCCGGTGGAAGGATCGGAGAAAAATGCAGCTTACAATGCTGGGAAGGGGTAGAAATGAGAAGAAGCTGCACACTCGTACTTCGGGTGTCAACAGCATTGAAGTCCCAAATGCTCGTACAAAGAGAACCACGGCCGACCCGAGAGAAGCAAACGGTAGTGGAACGGCTCCTGACCATCTTCAGGCCCAGCATGAAGAGCGGATCAAACGAATTAAGTTTTCAGAAGGAAAGGGCGAGTTTGGAGGAAAGAATAACTCGTATGTGTCTTCATTGTTTacttccaacaccaaaagtTCGGTCTTAGAGGAGTCCAAGAAAGACGAGGAGAAGGAGGACGTGACTTACTTGCCTTCCAATGCTCCGTTGAAAGATGCCACTACTTTTGAAGGGTTGGGATTGAATCCGAAGTTGGTTAGTCATTTAACAGAAACCTTGAGGTTTAAGAACCCTACAAAGGTCCAGAGGTCTACAATCCCGAGCTTACTATTCGCCAAGAGTGACTTGTTCATCAAGGCCCAAACAGGGTCGGGAAAAACCCTTGCGTTCTTGTTACCGATTTTCCATAAATTGATGCAAGAAGACAAGCATAAGATCACCCGAGAACTGGGGGTATTTGCGATGATTTTGGCTCCTACCAGAGAATTGGCCACCCAGATCTACAGTGTTCTTGAGACCTTGAGCAgatgtcaccaccaaattgtGCCTGGAATTGTgattggtggtgaaaagaaaaagtcTGAAAAGGCTCGTCTTAGAAAAGGAGTAAACATTTTGGTGGGGACGCCAGGACGGTTGGCCGATCACATTGAAAACACCCAGGTGTTAAATTTGAGTCAGTTGAGATGGCTTATATTGGACGAGGGTGACAGACTTGTGGAATTGGGATTCGAGGAAACCATCAGCAAGATCACCAACCAGATTACCAAAACCAGCGAAATCCACCACACCGCCCCCAAGTGGCAGGGATTGCCCACAAAGAGAGTCAATGTCTTGTGTTCGGCCACCATGCAAGAGAATGTCGAGAAACTAGGAAGTATTTTACTTGATAATCCCGAGATGATCACAGTAGACAGTAAGAGAGCCATTGAGGGAACGGTTATTTTCAACGACGACGACGTGGAAGAAACAGAGACTGAAGACACCAGCCAGAACATGACTGCTCCTGACCAGTTGACCCAGAATGTGCTTATAGTGCCTCCAAAATTGAGACTTGTGACGTTGAATGCGATGTTTAAGAACTTTACCCACGACAGGCAGGTGGACCATTTGAGAACGATGGTGTTTTTCACCTGCTCTGATTCGGTCAACTACCACTTCGATGTGTTCACTAGAGGAGGAAAACCTCTTCTGAAACACAAAGAGGGTTCGGAAGATGACGCAGAAGAGTTTGAATATAGTATTGCAACTGCTCCATTGATCAGCAGTGACACCGcagttttcaaattgcATGGTTCTATGACccaacaagaaagaacATCGACTTTACAAGGGTTTGTCAAAGACAGCTCAGTGTATAAACACTCGATTTTATTCTGTACAGATGTGGCATCTCGTGGGTTGGACTTGCCCAATATCTCCGAGGTGGTGGAATACGATCCCCCATTTTCCATTGAAGACCATTTGCACAGAATCGGAAGATCAGCCAGAGTTGGTAACGAGGGTAGTGCCAGTATATTCTTGTTACCTGGGATTGAAGAAACCTATATTGACGCCAAACTCTCGATTGTTCACCCCAAAGGAAGTTTGAAAATCGAAGGGTACGAGaagctcttgaagaaagcGTACAGTGAACCCGACTCAGCAAAAGGTCGGGGAAAATGGGACATCCATGCCACTACTTGGCACTTGAATATTGAGAGATggattcttgaagatctgGGGGTTCACGACAAGGCTACCTTGGCCTTCACCTCTCATATCAGAGCTTATGCTACTCACTTGTCTTCGGAAAGAAACTTTTTTAATGTCAAGGAATTGCATTTGGGACATTTGGCAAAGGCTTTCGGGTTGCGAGAGAATCCCAAGAAGCTAGGAAGAAGCTTTGGCAATAACCAGTCAAAAGATAGTGGAGACAAATCCAAACGAACCAGAAAGCTCGATCCACGGCAGAAAATGCTTCATATGGCCCGGATGGCTGTCAAGGCCAGTAGCAGTGAATTCAATTATTAA
- the GCN3 gene encoding translation initiation factor eIF-2B subunit alpha (BUSCO:EOG09262X8R; EggNog:ENOG503NW71; COG:J) produces the protein MSQDFDITQVYLKFLEDDQDMTMPIAAIESLVTMLRIKQPSTSSELINLVKSNTDKLKSSISNAISLSAGCDLFMRFVLRNINLYSDWESCRRDLVENGELFVQRAKESRSKAAQFGLPFIKDDDIILVHSFSRVVYQMLLMAKKEKLIRFRVIVTESRPSEKGYHMASLLRTAGIPVEVIVDNAVGYVIHKVDKIIVGAEGVAESGGIINHIGSYQIGCLAKTNNKPFYVVTESHKFVRLFPLAPDDLPNQISPVLSATNSSINAILESESDNPKSLLSIQQIDFTPHEFITALITDLGVLTPSAVSEELIKIWYD, from the coding sequence ATGAGTCAAGACTTTGATATCACACAGGTATACCTTAAGTTCTTGGAGGACGACCAGGACATGACGATGCCGATTGCGGCCATCGAGTCACTTGTGACGATGCTCCGGATCAAGCAGCCATCCACATCTTccgagttgatcaacttggtcaaatccAATACCGATAAGTTAAAAAGCTCCATCTCCAACGCCATATCACTTTCTGCCGGTTGTGATTTGTTCATGAGATTTGTCTTGAGAAACATCAACTTATACTCCGACTGGGAGTCATGCCGAAGAGACTTGGTGGAAAATGGAGAACTCTTTGTCCAAAGAGCAAAAGAATCCCGATCCAAAGCCGCTCAGTTTGGACTCCCGTTCATAAAAGACGACGATATCATTCTTGTCCACTCCTTCTCGAGAGTGGTGTACCAGATGTTGCTTATggccaagaaggaaaagctCATTCGGTTCCGGGTCATTGTTACCGAGTCCCGTCCTAGTGAAAAGGGTTACCATATGGCATCACTCTTGAGAACAGCAGGAATCCCTGTGGAAGTGATTGTGGACAATGCTGTGGGCTACGTGATACACAAAGTCGACAAAATCATTGTGGGGGCGGAAGGGGTGGCGGAAAGTGGTGGGATCATCAACCATATCGGTTCGTATCAGATTGGATGcttggccaaaaccaacaacaaacccTTTTACGTGGTGACAGAGTCCCATAAGTTTGTCAGATTGTTCCCGTTGGCACCGGACGACTTACCTAACCAGATTAGTCCGGTGTTATCGGCCACCAATAGTAGTATCAATGCAATTCTTGAGTCTGAATCCGATAACCCCAAGAGTCTTCTCAGCATCCAGCAAATCGACTTCACCCCCCACGAGTTCATCACCGCGTTGATCACCGACTTGGGAGTCTTGACCCCGTCGGCGGTGTCggaagaattgatcaaaatatGGTATGATTAA